Proteins co-encoded in one Mycobacterium mantenii genomic window:
- a CDS encoding adenylate/guanylate cyclase domain-containing protein, whose product MTGMHDALHVAVYILAGIAALEGVALIVLWQLLVRSQRELDELRQRTDTRNQLLSGGREAVKRVWNTANLMRKEGFGAAVRSSIEDLADWAEVERPDLARVTPDGRVVILFSDIEESTALNERIGDRAWVKLISSHDKLVSDLVQRRSGHVVKSQGDGFMIAFARAEQAVRCGMDLQRALHRDANRKRREEIRVRIGIHMGRSVRRGEDLFGRNVAMAARVAAQAVGGQILVSQPVRDALSDCDGIRFDGGRDAELKGFSGTYRLFAVESPADSEPD is encoded by the coding sequence ATGACCGGCATGCATGACGCGCTGCACGTTGCGGTCTACATCCTTGCCGGGATCGCCGCGCTCGAAGGCGTCGCCCTGATCGTGCTGTGGCAGTTGCTCGTGCGCAGTCAGCGGGAGCTCGACGAGTTGCGCCAGCGGACCGATACCCGCAATCAGCTGCTGTCGGGTGGTCGCGAGGCCGTCAAAAGGGTGTGGAACACCGCCAACCTGATGCGCAAGGAGGGTTTCGGCGCGGCGGTGCGCAGCAGCATCGAGGACCTCGCGGACTGGGCGGAAGTCGAGCGACCCGACCTCGCCCGCGTCACCCCGGACGGCCGGGTGGTGATCTTGTTCTCCGACATCGAGGAATCCACCGCGCTCAACGAGCGAATCGGCGACCGGGCGTGGGTCAAGCTGATCAGCTCGCACGACAAGCTGGTCTCGGATCTGGTGCAGCGGCGGTCCGGTCATGTGGTGAAGAGCCAGGGCGACGGATTCATGATCGCGTTCGCTCGCGCCGAACAAGCGGTGCGGTGCGGCATGGACCTGCAGCGTGCGTTGCACAGGGATGCGAATCGCAAGCGGCGCGAGGAGATTCGCGTCCGGATCGGCATTCACATGGGGCGCTCGGTGCGCCGCGGCGAAGATCTGTTCGGCCGCAACGTCGCGATGGCGGCTCGGGTTGCCGCACAGGCGGTCGGTGGCCAGATCCTGGTGAGTCAGCCCGTGCGCGACGCGCTTTCCGACTGCGATGGGATCCGGTTCGACGGGGGCCGCGACGCGGAGCTGAAGGGGTTTTCGGGCACCTACCGCTTGTTCGCCGTCGAATCCCCGGCCGATTCCGAGCCGGACTGA